A DNA window from Candidatus Sulfidibacterium hydrothermale contains the following coding sequences:
- a CDS encoding DEAD/DEAH box helicase has product MHNFQQLGLSDEVLKALADLGFSRPTEIQEQTIPTLLFENSDFIGLANTGTGKTAAFGIPLLEQIDGNESFTQALVLAPTRELGQQIAEQLNLFAKYLGKINILPVYGGAAIFNQIKALRQPQQIIIATPGRLIDLIERKAVHLDKLRFLVLDEADEMLNMGFKEDIDKILSFTPSEKQTWLFSATMPHEIRKIVNKYMTNPVEVKADDDANPVNVNIEHQYVVVKQSDKPEALTRFLDFHQDMRGLIFCRTRRDTQNLSDVLQRKNYKVDALHGDLSQAQRDRVMKRFKTHDLQILIATDVAARGIDVDDLTHVFHYTLPDDAAYYTHRSGRTARAGKTGISVAFVHTREKAKIEKLQKKLNITFKKVKIPDSGQIADIRLENWCRQISDRKIAKALPSGVQSKAEQIFENLTKEELIAKLLSHELDKLQLDNSGDLNRASAKKEKRKESRGEKRKFENRKAGTKKSRSGSEETTQNKNGEWHPRFFINLGTRDRMNKHDLMDFICLHAKVKPSDIGHVDLQGSYSFFEVDARVSRKISSNFKNIVLKGGRELRVNRDN; this is encoded by the coding sequence TTGCATAATTTTCAACAACTCGGGCTTTCTGATGAAGTATTGAAAGCTCTTGCCGATCTCGGCTTTTCCCGTCCTACGGAAATACAAGAACAAACCATTCCCACTTTACTTTTTGAAAACAGTGATTTTATTGGTTTGGCAAATACTGGTACCGGAAAAACAGCCGCTTTTGGTATTCCGCTTTTGGAACAAATTGACGGAAACGAATCTTTTACCCAGGCGTTGGTTTTAGCACCAACCCGTGAACTGGGACAACAAATTGCAGAACAGCTCAATTTGTTTGCTAAATATCTTGGAAAAATTAACATTTTGCCGGTATATGGCGGAGCTGCTATTTTCAATCAGATCAAAGCCCTGCGTCAACCTCAGCAAATTATTATTGCCACTCCCGGACGACTTATCGACCTGATTGAGCGAAAAGCAGTACATCTGGACAAGCTTCGTTTTCTCGTATTGGACGAAGCCGATGAAATGCTCAATATGGGTTTTAAAGAAGACATTGATAAAATTTTAAGTTTTACCCCGTCGGAAAAACAAACCTGGCTCTTTTCGGCAACGATGCCGCACGAAATAAGAAAGATCGTAAACAAATACATGACCAATCCGGTTGAGGTGAAAGCCGATGATGATGCCAATCCGGTTAATGTAAATATCGAACACCAGTATGTGGTGGTAAAACAATCGGATAAACCGGAAGCGCTGACACGGTTTCTTGATTTTCATCAGGATATGCGCGGACTTATTTTTTGTCGTACCCGTCGCGATACGCAAAATTTGTCGGATGTGTTGCAGCGTAAAAATTACAAAGTAGATGCTTTACACGGCGATCTTTCGCAGGCACAGCGCGACCGCGTAATGAAACGCTTTAAAACACACGATTTACAAATTCTTATTGCTACAGATGTAGCTGCCCGTGGTATTGATGTCGATGATTTAACCCATGTTTTTCATTACACCCTCCCGGATGATGCGGCTTATTATACCCATCGGAGCGGAAGAACAGCCCGGGCCGGAAAAACCGGTATCTCTGTGGCTTTTGTTCATACCCGCGAAAAAGCTAAAATCGAAAAACTGCAGAAAAAGCTGAATATCACGTTTAAAAAAGTAAAAATTCCGGATAGCGGACAAATTGCCGATATTCGTCTTGAAAACTGGTGCCGGCAAATTTCAGATCGTAAAATTGCCAAAGCACTTCCCTCCGGCGTACAAAGCAAGGCAGAACAAATTTTTGAAAACCTGACAAAAGAAGAACTGATTGCCAAATTGTTGTCGCATGAGCTGGATAAGCTGCAGTTGGATAACTCGGGCGATTTAAACCGTGCTTCTGCCAAAAAAGAAAAAAGAAAAGAAAGCCGGGGCGAGAAAAGAAAGTTTGAAAACCGGAAAGCCGGAACAAAAAAATCAAGGTCCGGAAGCGAAGAAACCACACAAAATAAAAACGGAGAATGGCACCCGCGGTTTTTCATTAATTTGGGTACACGCGACCGAATGAATAAACATGATTTAATGGATTTTATTTGTCTGCATGCCAAGGTAAAACCATCCGACATCGGACATGTTGATCTTCAGGGATCGTACTCTTTTTTTGAAGTCGATGCCCGTGTAAGCCGCAAGATCAGTAGTAATTTTAAAAACATTGTACTAAAAGGCGGAAGAGAACTCCGGGTAAACAGGGATAATTAA